A window of Toxotes jaculatrix isolate fToxJac2 chromosome 11, fToxJac2.pri, whole genome shotgun sequence genomic DNA:
AGCCAGTATCGCCTCAGTGCTCACCTTGGTTCTGCCTTGCTACTCTACTGCGCCAGTCTCTGGACGGGGCTTacgctgctgctgcctgcacaCAAGGTACAGAGGGAGGCAGTCTCTTTCTTAAATGCCAAACACCTGTTGTTAGTTTCTGCCTGTACAAAATACAGTTCTAACCTTGGCCTGTGTGAGCTAAATAGATAATGTCACACATCTTGTTgcaagttgttttgtttttttttttaattcatacCTATTCTCGACACCTCTTCCTCAGATGGCAGATACCAGGCGTCTCATGCAGCTCAGGAGGTTCGCCAAGGGTACTGGTGGACTCGTCTTCCTTACTGCTCTGTCAGGtactgtttgatgttttctcaGTATCAAAGACATAAACTTGTAAATGCATTTCTTAAGCTATAGATAGGACTGATCCCAAGAGCTGTAGCTGCAGTCATTTATAACTATAGCACAATTTAATGTTGCGCATATTCAGAAAGTCAAAGGGGATATAAAAAGAAGATTagcactgtttctgtttttttctgttaagtTAAAGGAAATACTTGGAAGGTATGTAAAACATAGATACATCACCACACATACAGATCTATATGTAACCTTGTCTGACATGTGTTGTTGCAGGTGCTTTTGTTGCTGGTTTGGATGCTGGTCTGGTGTATAACTCCTTCCCCAAGATGGGAGATCGCTGGGTCCCTGATGATCTGCTGGCCTTCTCTCCCACCCTCAAGAACTTCTTTGAAAATCCCACCACTGTGCAGTTCGACCACAGAATCTTGGTGTGTCATAATTTCTGAAAAGATAGAACCTTTTggttaaacattatttttaccTTGCTCCTATCCCATTCACTGAGAACTGAGAGCCAGCAGTCAGTTGCTGACggtcttctctcttttttgtgttttttctccagGCGATATCTTCTTTGACTGCGATTACAGGCCTCTATCTTTTCTCCAGAAGGATGGCGCTGCCCAGGAGGGCTAAGATTGCCATCAGCCTCCTTGCAGCAATGGCTTATGGGCAGGTAGGCTGTCAGTAAACCCAGAAACATATAAACTTAGTCTGTTAACCTTCATTTGATTTAAACTCAAACATACTGCGTGTCTACACTCTTCAGGTTGCCCTCGGTATCAGCACCCTGTTACTCTATGTCCCCACCCCACTGGCAGCAACTCACCAGTCTGGCTCTGTGGCTCTACTCTCACTGGCCATTTGGGTTCTGGCAGAGCTCCGCAAGATGCCCAAGTAATTGCCTGCTCCTTTACTGACAAATCCTGTCCCTACTAGCCACATCTCAAGCCTCTAAAGGTCAGCAATGTCATTGTGAACAAGGCATTTagaaacaaatggaaaagatGGAAGCTTTTAACAACTGAGAAATGTTAttcattttgatttccacttgaTTTTGTGCCTATGCTAAAGCATCTGTCCTGTGGTGCTGCAAAGTAATTCTCATGTGGTGACACTGAATTATTTCATCACACTATTATTAAAGCAAGGGTGTAATTTGAGTGTTGATGAAAATTATAAGACTGCATCACAGCTGTTGATGAGGAATTGACTGAAGCCTTTGTGGATGCATGTTGTCATCAAACGATGTCAGCTTAGtgtgaagtgttttgttttgcaagGAATTACACAAAGACATGCggaagcaaaaacaagcaaattttcagtttctgtccagCTTTAATGACACAGCAAGTGGATTTCCAGTTAAAGGTACATATTTTGTTTGCAGCCAGCCAGAATACTGCAGGAACATGTTAAGTCGACTGGGTTACGGTATTTGTTCACTTACACAGTTTTAACAGGATGTTACATTACTCACCTGTTGCCTTGTGTCTGTTCATACACTGCCTGTTAGTTGAATTAGATGTGGCTGTTAGGATTATGTAAAATTATGTATATTTAAATTATGAACCTTTTCTTGCTGACATTGTGATGATGGATTATAAGGTAAAAAATATGTGGAATCTTGATTGTTGCTTTGTACTGTATCTCTAGACACGGAAAGCTGAAAGCACTGTCTTATTTTAATAAAGACAATTATGTACAGTCTTTAAAATTCAAACTCCAGTCCATTTTGCATagtaactgtgttttttttttattattgtctcTGTACAAAATATACACATTTTAAATACGTAATGCAACCAGTTGAGGCTAGCTAACTAGACAGTCAGTACAACGGGTTAGTAGGTTTTCATTGTTCTAGACACAGTACATGCGGGTATAGACAGGTTTTACTTGCTGTCAGGAATGAACGTTAAAAACTGTTGGCAAGGAACAATCAGAGCCAAACCACTTTtttcctagaaaaaaaaaaaaaaacgttaaattaagaacaggaaaaaagaaactgcaggaTAAGAAGTGCATATTTTTATCAGGGCCTTTGTGCACCCTTATACTGTGCTCTGAGAGGAATGAGACGTCGGATGAAAGGAAAGGTGCTGATAACGTGGTAGAGAAAATTATTGCTATTCCATATTAATTTCTGCATTTAAAAGACACTGCAGCCTATTCAATTACAGCTTCAGTGCCTCTGGTACTTAAGCTATATCTTTGATTTAAGAGGAGTTTTAGAGTGAAAAGGTGCAAATTAATAAATGGTTGCAAATTCTCCAAAATAATTTATTCATAAGAGCATAACGTGGGTTCACAGCCTAAAATTAATCTTCTTTTTGGACTGTGTGTGGGTAAACCACATTGCCAGTTTACCAAACTCCATCATTTCATCTCTGATTGCCCCTTGCCCCAATTACTACACagcatctccctctctcttcacccACAGGTGGGCTATATGTCTTAACTTGAAGTAGCTTTATATACCTCTTAAATCTTCTCTTTGGTgttacagagagagggagaataagGAATGGGAGGgtgggcaaagaaaaaaaagaaaaattaaaccaTGTCTCTCTCACTAACAGTAGACACCCACATACTATGCCTCTTTTAAATTGAATGAGCCTAATTTAATGCAACAAGggttttgagattttttttctttttttgaagtgGTAGAACCTGCTACAACCACATGACATTTCCGATTACAAGAAGTTCACAAATACAATCTGCAATCTAATAAATTCCCCTTGAATGTATATTGATAGACTAGTACAACTGTGGTATGGCAGTCCCTTGTTCAGAGAAGCTGGGATAGTCAAAACATCTCATCAACAATAGTGCAATCCCCACATTGTACTGCCTAACATCACACCACTGGGAATCGCTAGAAAACCTACAACAGTCAATAGACACCTACAGCTAGAACTGTAATAGTTTGGAAGGCCAGGAATTATTCTACCAGAATCCCGTGAATGGAGGCGGGTGTTGTCCCATTAGAGTCTTACATAGGTAAGATGGATGACATCTCTTTCtgttacacatgcacacacacatacacaaagggTGAGGCACCTGTGAATGACCAggaacagcagacagacaagcagactTTGGAGTATCTCTGTAAATACATAATCGGATATTAGTGACATCATCATGCGATATTGAAATCAGTTCCTCATGGAAAACAACATGTTTGAACCGCCATTTGCAAAACAGGATCGCCTGGATCTCCAATTCATCTGTTGTTCCCCCAGGAagtgtccttctctctctcatccacTAGATGGTGGCAGATTCATTTCTATTTTCATGGCCGGGGAATGAGCAGTCTAGCAGCTCCAGGGTGGTGTTACCCACATGCACAAAGGCAGGATCAGATTCACAAATCCAAATCTCAGCCATCACACAGGGAAAGCGGAAAAAAGTGATCTTAGGTCAAGATTTGGCGGAACAACTGCTTCCCTCTGAGTTCAGCCATTACAGGCCGCGATAGTTCTTCTATCAATACtagtaataaataaaagttcagATAAAACAGGTGGGGGATCTTGGGTGCGCGAGTGCCTGTAGCCCCGCTGCTTgccttctttctctgtgtctctggggTAAAACTAAGGTTCTGCATGATGAGGAAGGGAGTTGGGGAAACTCCATTGTTGCTTGGAGAAATGCCACTGGGGTCCAGGAAGTGGGAGAGGGCCTCTCAGTGCCCTCAGGACTCACAGCTCTCAACAGAGACACAAGATCAAGCTTGCAAGTCAGAAAAcggccacacacagacacacacacattcacaaactctTCAGTCCTGAttcctcttacacacacacacacacacacacgcacactacCCTCCCTGGTGCCAGTGTCCTAACTGGTCCACACTCTTAGATGACATTGTCAAACAGCTGCATGGACTGCATGATGTTTTCATCctagacagagagaagaggtcTGGATAAGGAGGCAGTGTCACGTCTCGTCATGTCTTAGCCAAATGATTCCCTGGAAAACCAACTTTCGTTTTTTTAGTGGCCTACCTTTTTGCAAGACTCGATGAACTCCTCTATGGTGACCACCCCATCTTTATTCCGGTCcattttctgaaagaaaaatgcagcagCTAGAGGTTTACTCACTGAAAAACTATTGTATGTTcaagattattttattatttctgtgcTTTTGAGCAATCATAAAATGGTGGGGTAATAGAAAGTAAAGATTGTTGAGTTTAACCTGGAAGAAACTCTCCACATGATCTCTTGGGGCATCGTCCTGCATTGTGGGGTATGTGTACTTCCCCATCATGTCATAGATGGACTTCATGATGTCCAACATCTCCTGCAAAGTAAAGGACAAAAGGGAGAAAACATTACTGAGGATGTGGAAATTGTCAAgtctaaataaaatacaaaagttGGGCTGTACCCAGGTTTTCAGAAATACAGAGTTGATCAGCCCTAGAGTCCTGCATGCAAGATTTTTATGCCTCCACACCGACGACAGCTATGGCTGGAGGCATCATGTTTTCAGGctgttcttctgtctctctgtccgtcCCGTTCTCGGGAACAAGCTTTCTagagggaatttcttcaaattcgGCACAAACTTTCACTTGGACTCAAGCATGAAGTAATTAGATTTtgtaggtcaaaggtcaaggtcactgtgagcTCACAAAACACGTTTTTGgtcataactcaagaattccTATGCTAATTATGACAAAttacactgttttattttatgtggtAAATGTGACATCTGGGACACCCCAAAAAATTTGGTTATATCATAGATAAATGAAGCCATATATTTCCCACATTGTGtttgacaaactggagcaaattctgaatataaaaataaaagtcgATGTATTCAGTGATCAATATCCCTGCAGACATACATAGTAACAGGTTGTCAAAAACTCCACATCCCCCCCAAACACTGAGGACATCTCCTCATTGTCCTCAGTCAATTCTCTTACATCACGGCTGTAGCTATCACTGCAAGGAATTTAGAGGTACTGTATCAAAGCACAGTGAAACgtatgcacatgtgtgttaCCTCTTTGGTGATACAACCGTCCTTGTTCAGGTCATATAGGTTGAACGCCCAGTTTAGCCGGTCATTAATGGTCCCTCTCAGGATGATGGACAGGCCAAATACAAAGTCCTGAGATAAACAGGGAACAATTTACTGTATTGATTTGGCATCAATTAAAACCTGACACAGCAAACGAAGTCAAATCTTTATCAAGGCACTAATCTCTGTGGGCAAGTGTTTAGAGGGAACACATATTTGTGTGGCTAGAGCTGTGGTGGCGAGTTTCACTGGAGCACATATTTGCTTTTATCTCTCAAAGAAAGCTGAAGTACGAATAGAGCTCACCTCAAAACTAACTGAGCCGTTCTTGTTAGTGTCGAAGGCttcaaacaggaaatgtgcATACATACTTGAATCTGCAAAGGTAGAGATTTACAGTAACCTGTGTGCCCTCAAAACATGAAGCAAAGTCTTTGAAGAGCTAGGATTAGCAGCCAGCTAAATATAGCCCagatataaaaataatttcaaatacAACTGGAGGCGAGTGGTTAAGATTTCATCAACTTAAATATCATGGAATGAAAAATGGCTTTGCCGTGCATGTACTACAGTTCCGCAGAGCACATTTATAATGAGTTAATTATGTTAATTCCATTGTAATGATGAAAAGCTACATGTGTACCTCTACAGAATCAAATAAATTATGCTATTTACACTTTTACCTGGAATCTATTAAatgaatgaagacagaaagaatggTGTAAATGAAAGTATTATGATCACAGCTGGAGCTCCTTGAGTTTAGCGGTAGGAGCTGACAACTCACCTCCCTGAGGAAAGAACTGGGAGTAAATGTTCTTAAAGTTCTCCTCATTCACCACACCACTCGGACACTCCTGGGATGCAAATGTGAATTGAGAAAGCTCATTAATTTCAATCTAGCACAGAATATATAAAGGACTATACTTCAGCAACTTCAGCTAGaaccacactttttttttttttttttggtttattttttgttttgcgGTCTTTCTTATCACTTTAGCCAGACCTACATTTTTGAAGCCCCTGTACAGGACTTGTAGCTCCTTCTTGGTGAACTTAGTCTGCTCCTGAAGCTTGTCCATGCTTTCAGGGCGATGGCACACAGTGGACAGTTCAAAGTCATCTTCCACGCTAtctgtgtgagggagagacCAGTGTTAGTATTTATTATCACTACACCCACACAAAACCTCCAGGGACCGCCATGACCTGGTCAGCATATTTTAATCAAAGTGATATGGAGTTGATCAAACAGTACAAATCTTATATGTCATACATAGAGCAAAATAACAACCCCTTTTCAAAACAACCGTAATTTTATTATtccactgaatgaaaacatgagtGAACGCAATTTTCTATACATAATCACAAGAGTGCTAAGCAAAGCAATTTCCACATATCTTCATTCCAGAATAGGCTATAGTACTTTTTTTATCACAAAGCAAAACATGGTGAGTAAAACATCACCAACAAATCTCTCTTTCTCAAGTTCAAGTATACGAAGGAAGCAGGGGAGAATCCTGTACTGAGGAAGTGAGAGGTTTAacactaatgaaaacagtgaagaaGAGACATTTTAAAAGGAGAAACAGTTCCAGATATTCCTCATCCCATTGTCAGTCCATCTGTTTCTACACAAAATAACTGTCAAGTCATAGCATATGTCATGTATCACAAGTTCTCAGACTATACAACCTATTAGTTTTGACCTCACATTAATCTCTCACACGCATTCTCACACGCAGACACGCATGTTCCATTTGCCAAGGGAACGGCACATGCTTCCAATCTCGAAATACAAAATCGACTCTGACCCATTAGCCACAACAACACCAGGGTGTTTTTTGAGTTCGTGAGTTTGAGCGTGTTTCTGTAGATGTATACACTGGATGTTTCAGTAGAGGTGTGTACATGACCGTATCCACACAAGGCTGGACACATGGAAGAAAGTAGAGATGTATAGAGAGTGAAAGAGCACTTGCTTTGACTGATTGAGGGGGCAGCCGAGGGCTTGCAGCACGGCAGCAGCTTGAGGAATCGCTGCTTTATGGTTTTTTTGCTTTGGCTGGTGGAAGGATTACCTGCAATCACCAACCATAGCACAAaggttagacacacacacgcacagtcttaattgtttttacacacacatgcacacatgcctgtaaaaccaaaaacacacccCATGCAACGGACAGATGCAACATCAGACCAAATCATGCCATCTAGGCAAATTGGTAATTCCCTGCTGACCTGGTTTAGCGATGGGAGACCACAAGTATCACTTCAAGCTGTAGATACAGTATTACcgcacaacagcagcacagcatgACCCCTAGAAACACACAGGTTCCCTAATCAGACTGGCTCTCATATCACATAGCCACAGTCGGTTAACTGTGTGAGGTATTTGGAAAAACCAGCGGACAGTATCAGTTTAAAACACAAGCCAAACATCAACAGTTTTAATTCATAATCGGCTTACAGAAGGACTTCATTTCACGTCATTGTCGAGCATGTTTTGCCAGACAAAATGCAGAACTGCAAAACCGCCTCAACCAGAGCCCATCACGCCTAACACCAGAGTACCTGTTCATCTCAATGCAAACTTCCTGATGACTATTTACAGAATAATGATGAAAATCAGATAGAAGAAGTAAAACGAACAGGCACGCATGAACCCACGTACTTACTCTTGCCTCTtagtttccatggaaacagtCCCCTCACCCCTTTCAGCAGGACCCCAGCAGTCTGAGGGATGAAGGCCATGATAGGGTGAAACCAGTACAACCACAGTACCTCCACTGACAATCTATTCCCTGTAATGTGTCATCCTGTTGTCTCTCTGCACCATGGAGCCTCAGGGAGTCTGGCCCTCCTGACCTCACCAGCTCTGGCGTCATTTGGAACCAGAACAAGCTGAGCACATTGTCCAATGGATACCAGATTAATACGTCCAGCCGCCTAGCACAGGCCCAGCCCTCTGCCCCAGGGTCTCTGCGGGTGCGAGAGCATTATCTTTTTCCAAATGTACCTCACAGCTGACGACAATACAGAAATTAATAACAAATATGTGACCTACAGTCAAAGGTACAAAAGTTTATCTGAGTATTTTAGAAGTAAGATGCAGGAAAAAATGATATAATGAGTGATGCCATTACTcaatctgctgaggaagatcatgtgatttgatcaaaagctccagagtACCTATTAAATGACCATGTTAACTTGCTATAACTTTTTTAATATACTgttgttagtttgttttaatGTATGTATTCAAGTTGTTTAATGTAAGTATTCAAAGTAATTTGCAGCCACAGCTGTCAAATGAGTGGAGTAAAATCTGCAATATTGCAATTTGCAagataaaactaaaactaaaactagtaaaactagaaaagaaactagaaaacaaaactggaaaCACTAGTAAAGGCATAATACCTTTAAAATGTATGCAAACACAATACTTATACTAAACATTATTAGATACTTGCCAGTAGTGCTTAAGGTGTATCTAATGGTAATATCTACATCTGgtgcaaaataaaatttttaaagTAACCTTCACAACTGTAACTAAATTTAGTTTCTACTGATTGTTTTGAAAGCCTGGATAGAGAAAGTGATTGATTTCTACTGCCTCTGCTCTGTATGGAGTTTGAAATACTTGTAAGGACCATGAAAGCCAAATCTACTGGAACCTGTCAATGCTTCGATAGGCTTGTTTTAGGACACCTTTTcgtttctctccctgtctcacaGTCTCCTCTGTTTCCGTCTCTGTATTTTTGTCCTTTGCTGGTGATGAAATTTCTTGCTTGTTGTGATGTCTTTGAGTAAATGTGCTCTGGCTGTCTTGGCCAAGTCTCTCTTGGAATAGAGATGTTTGATCTCAGAGGGAATAACCTGATTttaataagcacacacacaagcacgtcTCTTTAAGGTCCCCATATCTGATAAAACATGCCCCCAAGTCATCTATCTACGTCTATATCTACATCTATCTGTCAAAACTAAgccactgttgttgtttctctttaatAGCTGTTTTAAAGCATACTATCAAATTAGAATTTAGAAAGTCATGGTAATCAGTATGGAAGTTGCATCTGATGTTAACAGAATGCTGTGGTTAAAAACAATCTTTTGTTAAAAACAAGTAGATTACTGCACTCCTTACTCTACTGGGGTATCATGTGATCAATTTGTTCTCCAGCCTTTGAagttaaaattgttttttgagTGGCACTGACAATGAGACCAGAAATTCTTTCATTCTGGCCTGAGTAGGCGGAAAAGTAAAAACTGTCTATTCCTCATCAGACGGGGGGGGCAACTTTCAGTGATTTTCAGCTATTGTGGAGCATTATGACACACTTATACAGTGTGccgtgttgtgtttgtgcaattCAAGTTTCCCCAAGGGTACACTGACAGACCATCACAACTCTtcaggaaataagaaaaaacatctCTATTTTTAGCTTGATGGCaacacatttttggaaatatctAGTAACTTTTGAAGGAGCTTCATGTGTCATAAACCCAATAGATCTGAGGATTTTCTCAACGCACTGAGATACCATGTAACCTCCCACAGCATATTACCAAGGGCACCCTCAGGGATTTTGGGACCATGATGGTCCCCACCACCCCACCAACACAGGCCACGCAAACCTGTGAGAGAGGTAAAACTGCAATTTCAGATAATGGTTGCGGTTTTCGCAAATATTAGCATCAAATTAGAGCTTCCTGTTGGTTCAATAGGTTCCTCATTTGCCTGTGGTTTCAAATGAGGCCTGGATCCTTCACCTAATGTCATTCATCTCCTCCCACTGCTCCTGCCTGTCTTTACTGCTAACTGCTCTCCAGCTATTAAGTCTTGCATTTCCATAAAGCTGAGGGGCTCACAAGaggcaaaagagagaaaagaatgcTCAAAATCAATGCAGCAAGAGCTGAGACATCCTGACTTTTAGCCCATAATATGGCTTAAACTCCAAAagcactggatcctacatttcccgtAATGGATCTTTTTGTTAGAGCCTCATGTGGTAAAAGTGCGTATCTTCCAAACTGCACGCCACTAGTTTGTCATGCAGGCTTTCTGTGGACCATGTGTGGCCTTGCAGTGAAGACCCATTCCATTTCACTACAACCTGCAGGTGGGAttccagatgttttgttttgttgcatgTTATAGACCCTTTACCTCTTGTAACCCTGATGACACCACTAAGGATTTCTTTTCAGACTTTGGAAAGTCTATTATGGATGGGCCCACATTAAGATGGGATTTTGGACATGAATTCTTCATTCAGGTGTATTTGTTTGGAAGCTTTGAATCTCCTTTGTGTCATTAATGCAGCACTCTGCACTTATATGTGAGTTAGAAAGGTATGGATACACTGTATGTGTTGTATTATTTCAGTCTCAGACAGAaccacatacgcacacacacgcaaactaCACAGGATTATAAACAGGTGTGAGAAACATttcaacacacaaagacacgcaTGTAGACACCCTCCCTTTCTGTCTGAGTGTTTTCCTCCTAATGTCCCCTCACTGTAGTAATCATTTTGACTCCTCACTCTGTgcctctctcttgctttcttaCCGTTTCTCTTACCTGCCATGGAAAGGTCGATAAGCCCCAGAAAGTGCATCAGTTTGAGAGAGCTGCAGACCACCAGGAGGATGCCCACAGTCTGCagcccctccacctcccagttGTCTTGGAAGAACAGATGCATCCTTccccctttcctctccctctgtttctgtcaaCAAAAATCTCTCTCTTGCCCCGGGCAACCACGTTAAGCCCCTTTCAGCTCCAACTAGGGACGCgccgtctctgtctcttcagtcTCTCCTTTCAGTCTCCCTCTATATGCCAGCATTCGGCCATCCTAGCTCCGCATGGCACCCCACCCGCTTTCTTCACTGAAGGTAGATTGTtattctcctcctttcttcatTGAGAGTGGTGAGTGCCTGGCAGCAGGACTGTCGACTCGCTGCTCAACCCCCGCCGCCTCCGAGGCTGTCAAAGGTTGTTTAAGTTCCAGGTGAAGTTCGGACAATTCACTGTGTATGTCCTGGCAGGTTGGCGGATATTGTTTTCTGACTCTCTCTGGTTTTCCAGCTCCTGACTCTCAAACTCTCTCTACTCTGTGcctgtcctccctctccctctctttctcgcCTTACCTCCGTCACTCTCCTCCTGCTGTGTCCCTCCCCATGCTTAATTGGGTCAGTGATGGGACTGagtgaagggaggaaaaaagagggagatgaGAAATATAAGGAGGAAAAAGGATGGAGCAGTACTACTTGTAGGTTAAGTGggaaaacatacaaaaagaCAGATGAGAAGTCTGAATTGGGAGATGAGATCAGAGGAGAGATGGGGAAAGGAGGGGCAAGATGGAATGGGTAAGAATGAAATAACAGCAATCAGGGGTATAGCAAGGACTGAATACAAAAACCAACGATGAATCAAAAAGAGGTAGCAGGGGGGAAATGAAGGACAAaattagaagaagaagaagcagaggaaagactaacagaggggaggagggagatggcGATGGCAGGCGAAGCATCTGACCCAGCGGCTACTGTGGACAAACTCACAGATGTGGCAATCTCCCCAGAGTGTAAATtcaacacacgtgcacacacaaacacaaaccctgGAGGTGAAATCTGGCCGTAACATGTATTGCATATGCAATCCAGCACAGTAGGGAGTATTTCAGTTGGGATGGGATAGACTGATGTCACATCTGGCACACTGACATCCTACCACAGATAGACACaatatcataaataaataaataaataactgaatcAGGATAATCCATTTTGGTTGAAATGTTTTTGAGACTTGCCATGTGGAATTAATACAACACGTAGGATTTTAGCACAAGCCTTTAACCTTTCAGCAATGTgtaacaagaaacaaagatgGCCTTACAGTAGGATAAAGCCTTTTAAACCCTCTGAATCACAATGTTGAGGTGGGATTTGATGAAGAAAAGGATCGTTCCAGGAGTAGGGATGCACTGATGTTACAAGCTGCTTTCATATTGAACTGAATTGCAGCCTTATGACTGTAAATGGATTGGGTATAAGCCAGAGGTGAAAGAACCACATTAGTTTCTTTGAgaattaaatcattaaaatcagTGTTTCCGTTATCAGTTTCAGTCATTCAATCATTAGGCCACAGTGCGCCTCACTTTTTAGTGCCACATCAAACCCTGACCTTACTGTATATTGCCTCACAAAAAATAACTCAAGTTCCTTACTGTGAAGTATACGGATATCAAAATTGCAAAACGTCCTccaaattaaataatatatacATACCTCCAAAGCAACGTGTAAGAATTTTCTAATGTGACATCCAACAATGGGATGCCGTCATTTGTCTTGGTTCTCTGTCACCCAACTTCCAACTTTTCTTCCAAAAGGTATTTGTCACTTGAACATAAATATATTATTGTTTTGAGGCATTTAATGAATCAACTGATGGTGTCTCTTCTTGAGAGGACAGTCTCTGGAACTGATTTTGGTAGAGAAATAGTTCAGTGCATCCATAAATAAGAAATGGCTCAACTGTATCAAAAGCAGAAAGTGACACCACGTGGCTTCAAAGTCTtccatcatcttcatcctccatTCCATGTTCAATAACATCCCCTGTTATCAACACTGGAAGTGAATGTTCTACAGGGAACTGAGGGGAGAGGGGGCAGGGGAATATTTAGTCCCCGGCTTCAGCACTTCAAaagcttcattttctctttaggATTGTATGGTGTATATATACACAGGCATGCATATGTTTCTCTGTG
This region includes:
- the LOC121189578 gene encoding Kv channel-interacting protein 2 isoform X2, producing MKAKNRDQSLSDSRELDGSYDQLTGNPSTSQSKKTIKQRFLKLLPCCKPSAAPSISQNSVEDDFELSTVCHRPESMDKLQEQTKFTKKELQVLYRGFKNECPSGVVNEENFKNIYSQFFPQGDSSMYAHFLFEAFDTNKNGSVSFEDFVFGLSIILRGTINDRLNWAFNLYDLNKDGCITKEEMLDIMKSIYDMMGKYTYPTMQDDAPRDHVESFFQKMDRNKDGVVTIEEFIESCKKDENIMQSMQLFDNVI
- the LOC121189578 gene encoding Kv channel-interacting protein 2 isoform X4 gives rise to the protein MKAKNRDQSLSDSRELDGSYDQLTGGPEPNMKNKKTIKQRFLKLLPCCKPSAAPSISQSNVEDDFELSTVCHRPESMDKLQEQTKFTKKELQVLYRGFKNECPSGVVNEENFKNIYSQFFPQGDSSMYAHFLFEAFDTNKNGSVSFEDFVFGLSIILRGTINDRLNWAFNLYDLNKDGCITKEEMLDIMKSIYDMMGKYTYPTMQDDAPRDHVESFFQKMDRNKDGVVTIEEFIESCKKDENIMQSMQLFDNVI
- the LOC121189578 gene encoding Kv channel-interacting protein 2 isoform X5, giving the protein MRKDSVEDDFELSTVCHRPESMDKLQEQTKFTKKELQVLYRGFKNECPSGVVNEENFKNIYSQFFPQGDSSMYAHFLFEAFDTNKNGSVSFEDFVFGLSIILRGTINDRLNWAFNLYDLNKDGCITKEEMLDIMKSIYDMMGKYTYPTMQDDAPRDHVESFFQKMDRNKDGVVTIEEFIESCKKDENIMQSMQLFDNVI
- the LOC121189578 gene encoding Kv channel-interacting protein 2 isoform X3, with amino-acid sequence MKAKNRDQSLSDSRELDGSYDQLTGEPQGQSKKTIKQRFLKLLPCCKPSAAPSISQNSVEDDFELSTVCHRPESMDKLQEQTKFTKKELQVLYRGFKNECPSGVVNEENFKNIYSQFFPQGDSSMYAHFLFEAFDTNKNGSVSFEDFVFGLSIILRGTINDRLNWAFNLYDLNKDGCITKEEMLDIMKSIYDMMGKYTYPTMQDDAPRDHVESFFQKMDRNKDGVVTIEEFIESCKKDENIMQSMQLFDNVI
- the LOC121189578 gene encoding Kv channel-interacting protein 2 isoform X1, with product MKAKNRDQSLSDSRELDGSYDQLTGEPQGQSKKTIKQRFLKLLPCCKPSAAPSISQSKCSFTLYTSLLSSMCPALCGYDSVEDDFELSTVCHRPESMDKLQEQTKFTKKELQVLYRGFKNECPSGVVNEENFKNIYSQFFPQGDSSMYAHFLFEAFDTNKNGSVSFEDFVFGLSIILRGTINDRLNWAFNLYDLNKDGCITKEEMLDIMKSIYDMMGKYTYPTMQDDAPRDHVESFFQKMDRNKDGVVTIEEFIESCKKDENIMQSMQLFDNVI